The nucleotide window CGTGTCCGTTCTTGTCTTTCCTTGTCCGCCTTCCCGTGTCCGTTCTTGTCTTTCCGCGTCCGCCTTCCCGTGTCCGTTTTTGTCCTTCTGTGTCCGCCCTAAGTCCACGCCGCGTCCGTTCGTGTCTTTCCCTGTCCGCTCTTAAGGGAGCCTGACACGCCCCCCGACACAATGAACGCCAGGACATCCGCGCTGTCCGCGGCCAACGGCCGAACGCGCGTCGACGGCACGATCAGCAGGTTGCCCGAGAACCCATACGACTGCGGCAGGTACACCGCGACGTATCCCGTTAGGCCGAGGACGTCGACCGATTCGGCGGTCACGAAGCCGAGCATGTGGACCTGGTCGCCGGGAGCGATGGCGAGGAGCACCGGCTTGTTGAAGCGCCGTTTCTCGCCGACGAAGGCGTTGAGGAAGTCCCGCGTCGATCCGTACACCAGACGCACGAACGGCAGCCGCTGCAGCGCGCGATCCATCGCCGATACCGCGCCGCGCGCCACCAGGCTCGAGGCGAGCACCCCGATGAGCGTGATCAGCGCGACGGTGATCGCGAAGCCGGCGCCGGGGATCGGCAGCCCGAGCCATTGATCGACCCAGTGAAACACGTCCCAGCACACGTACAGCGTCAGCGCGAGCGGCGCCGTGACGGCCAACCCGCGAATGAAATAGTTGATCAGCCGCCGCATTGCGTCCGTGCGCCGGTCATCGGGTCGCGAGGCGCCGACCCGTCACTGCAATCGGACGATGTAAAGCCGCGCCCCCGGATACGTCACCGGTCCTCCGTTAGGCGCGAGCTCGCCCAACTCGATCGGGCCCGATGACGGGACCCCGACCACATAGTAGTTGGCCGCCGCCGATGCCACCGTGCCCGGCGCCGCGTTCCCCGCCGACACCGTCGCCGCCACCAACGGGAACTGCCCCTGGTTCACCGCCGCT belongs to Gemmatimonadaceae bacterium and includes:
- a CDS encoding DUF502 domain-containing protein, encoding MRRLINYFIRGLAVTAPLALTLYVCWDVFHWVDQWLGLPIPGAGFAITVALITLIGVLASSLVARGAVSAMDRALQRLPFVRLVYGSTRDFLNAFVGEKRRFNKPVLLAIAPGDQVHMLGFVTAESVDVLGLTGYVAVYLPQSYGFSGNLLIVPSTRVRPLAADSADVLAFIVSGGVSGSLKSGQGKTRTDAAWT